A genomic window from Silene latifolia isolate original U9 population chromosome 11, ASM4854445v1, whole genome shotgun sequence includes:
- the LOC141612740 gene encoding mitochondrial metalloendopeptidase OMA1-like: MVLISCIKLKPLQLSSNFTRASQSSLVNKLDNNHKNHRFSKNGLLRKLINNPFHLHSVVAATNRKFGPTPTTVKSMKPHRLALSIMTKFRKVSCVAMLVMCMVLRVERVPFSNRRHLTFRSLPQRFLISRSRMKAYTIVEEIKQDYQGTRVLPSTHEKSLRVATIASKLGQGMHDTLGLKREFTIVAYELCNTSNPVWTVGRRSGQALRKSSCDTFNSRTSWFKRRYSTKHLEGAEWKITVIDSPVYNAYLHSDKHIFVLTKLIDNCSDEELAGVIGHEMGHAIARHKMDTVIAHYSRYIFEVALFNKIMSFVYQHFLTSNNKIKLEKIGKDYSRRRQELEADYIGMMLMASAGYHPRAAIIGLYKAGYVDSDDDMSYSDDDYPSGRDRVEYLKNPERMKKAMCLFRDYQLRLNNNLTHF, from the exons ATGGTTTTAATTAGCTGCATTAAACTAAAGCCTCTGCAGCTGAGTTCAAATTTCACAAGAGCTTCTCAATCATCTCTTGTGAATAAGCTTGATAACAATCATAAAAATCATCGTTTCTCGAAGAACGGTCTACTCcgaaaattaattaataatccCTTCCACCTTCATTCAGTCGTTGCTGCCACCAATAGAAAGTTTGGTCCTACGCCAACCACCGTGAAATCAATGAAGCCACATAGACTGGCGTTAAGCATCATGACCAAGTTTCGTAAGGTGTCTTGTGTAGCAATGCTTGTTATGTGCATGGTACTTAGGGTAGAACGTGTCCCATTCTCGAATCGTCGACATTTGACGTTTAGGTCACTACCTCAGCGCTTCTTAATATCTAGAAGCCGAATGAAAGCGTATACTATTGTGGAGGAAATAAAACAAGATTATCAAGGTACTAGAGTTTTGCCATCGACACACGAAAAGAGTTTACGTGTTGCGACGATAGCaagtaaattagggcaagggATGCACGACACGCTAGGGTTAAAGAGGGAATTTACCATTGTAGCGTACGAACTGTGCAATACATCAAACCCGGTTTGGACTGTAGGACGACGGTCGGGTCAAGCCTTGAGAAAATCATCATGTGATACATTCAATAGCAGGACATCATGGTTTAAGAGAAGGTATAGTACTAAGCATTTGGAAGGTGCTGAATGGAAAATAACTGTGATTGATTCTCCAGTGTATAATGCATATTTGCATTCTGATAAACACATCTTTGTTCTCACAAAATTGATTGATAATTGTTCAGATGAAGAACTGGCCGGTGTCATTGGCCACGAG ATGGGACATGCAATAGCTCGACACAAAATGGATACAGTAATAGCGCATTATTCAAGATATATATTCGAAGTCGCGTTATTTAATAAGATCATGTCTTTTGTGTATCAACATTTTTTAACATCAAACAACAAGATCAAACTTGAGAAGATTGGGAAAGACTATTCACGCCGAAG GCAGGAACTTGAAGCAGATTACATAGGAATGATGTTGATGGCTTCAGCGGGATATCACCCTAGAGCAGCGATAATTGGGTTATATAAAGCTGGATATGTAGACTCCGATGACGACATGTCATACTCAGACGATGATTATCCGAGTGGGCGCGATAGAGTTGAGTACCTGAAGAACCCAGAACGAATGAAGAAAGCTATGTGTTTATTCAGAGATTATCAGCTTCGTTTGAATAATAATCTGACCCATTTTTAG